One genomic segment of Desulfovibrio sp. JC010 includes these proteins:
- a CDS encoding SpoIID/LytB domain-containing protein, which translates to MNNKFSHIYKFFLAILVAMLLVPSGAQARKYSPIELEDQAQAQWHINYASYLIDIGKYFEALEQYDTAVDYSPVAKTRVNAMFGKAMVLSTFLDAPEKAADVYRMVGRNYPDYADTALYRLGFLYYQMNRYDRAKNVFRQYLRYFPKGKFKFQAEAVVSAMRAKQEQKPEQKPDQKPEEKPSQKIPEKIGKEPSLRVCLSRKVKSLTVTTGTGKDKICTDELGCGRKYKVGMSGKRLTLDGKVVSATRIKFKSNGALKVSYGSETKKVRGIIDVSIRKGKLLILNLVDIEDYLRSVVPAESYASWPAETLKAQAVAARTYAYYQKLHRTHLFYDVYADTYDQMYAGVDREDKRTDKAVKQTSGHVLLYKDKPILSQYTANSGGFTADAKAIFGAGKAYLVAHKDPASLKGKMASWTKKYSRKDIEAKLKKIGISVPGIRSITALEKGPSGRIVKVRIKYKSGYRDLRTRTTLGSSRVLKLPDILLRIDKKGDYYTFKGRGWGHGVGYSQWGAAELGKTRKYDHILKFYYPGSSIKRLW; encoded by the coding sequence ATGAACAATAAATTTAGCCATATATACAAATTTTTTCTTGCCATTCTGGTTGCTATGCTGCTGGTCCCGTCCGGAGCACAGGCCCGCAAGTATTCGCCCATCGAACTGGAAGATCAGGCTCAGGCCCAGTGGCATATTAATTACGCCAGCTATCTCATTGATATAGGTAAATATTTCGAGGCCCTTGAACAATATGATACAGCTGTGGATTATTCCCCGGTGGCTAAGACTCGGGTCAACGCCATGTTCGGCAAGGCCATGGTTCTGTCCACTTTTCTGGATGCCCCGGAAAAGGCTGCCGATGTCTACCGCATGGTAGGCCGTAATTACCCGGATTATGCGGATACCGCCCTTTATCGGCTGGGATTTCTCTATTACCAGATGAACCGTTATGACCGGGCCAAAAATGTTTTCCGTCAATACCTGCGCTATTTTCCTAAAGGTAAGTTCAAGTTTCAGGCCGAAGCAGTGGTTTCTGCCATGCGGGCCAAACAGGAACAGAAGCCTGAACAGAAACCGGACCAGAAGCCCGAAGAAAAACCATCCCAAAAGATTCCTGAAAAGATCGGCAAAGAGCCTTCGCTGCGGGTTTGTCTGAGTCGCAAGGTTAAGTCTCTTACCGTAACCACCGGAACCGGCAAGGATAAGATTTGCACTGACGAGCTTGGTTGCGGGCGTAAGTACAAGGTAGGCATGTCCGGCAAGCGTCTGACTTTGGACGGCAAGGTGGTTTCCGCCACGCGTATCAAGTTCAAGTCCAATGGAGCACTTAAGGTCAGCTATGGTTCCGAGACCAAGAAGGTGCGCGGGATCATCGATGTAAGCATCCGTAAAGGCAAGCTGCTGATCCTCAATCTGGTGGATATCGAAGATTACCTGCGTTCTGTGGTTCCGGCGGAATCATACGCTTCATGGCCCGCCGAAACCCTGAAGGCTCAGGCCGTGGCCGCGCGGACCTATGCCTATTACCAGAAGTTGCACCGCACCCATCTTTTCTACGATGTCTACGCCGATACCTACGACCAGATGTACGCGGGCGTGGATCGCGAGGACAAACGCACTGACAAGGCGGTGAAGCAGACCAGCGGACATGTGCTGTTATATAAGGATAAACCCATACTTTCGCAGTATACGGCCAACAGCGGCGGATTCACTGCCGACGCCAAGGCTATTTTCGGTGCCGGAAAGGCGTATCTTGTTGCCCATAAGGACCCGGCCAGCCTGAAGGGCAAGATGGCTTCTTGGACCAAGAAGTACAGCCGCAAGGATATTGAAGCCAAGTTGAAAAAGATCGGTATTTCCGTGCCCGGTATCCGTTCCATAACTGCACTGGAAAAAGGGCCCTCCGGCAGGATCGTCAAGGTGCGTATCAAGTACAAGTCCGGTTATCGCGATCTGCGTACCCGGACCACTTTGGGCAGTTCACGTGTCTTGAAATTACCTGATATTCTCCTGCGAATTGACAAAAAGGGAGATTATTATACATTTAAAGGCCGTGGCTGGGGTCACGGTGTTGGCTATTCGCAATGGGGAGCTGCGGAGCTTGGCAAGACCAGGAAGTATGACCATATTTTGAAATTCTACTATCCCGGCAGCAGTATCAAGCGGCTATGGTAG
- a CDS encoding tetratricopeptide repeat protein produces the protein MNRTERIIWLICVVLTLTVMCGIIECRADTASQGVPVVPTVLESEVSCGRMGQELIDRGDYELAVSSLEQSLKSHPRSDWLYSLLGRAYFKMGDLELAEAQFRMALDINKNNPAAKRMVLEMRKTQDLLRDRDVSEWINIAKERAADLVTLVIGVWLGTLLSGISGRFYSHFVRTSFRKALAKKDFDYVTDILEDLQIKREKAQLRMRLRELLKEYDLEEAKEMIIEYVDDREIEDKLVHFLVQIHKKSQVKS, from the coding sequence ATGAATAGAACAGAAAGAATTATCTGGCTGATTTGTGTGGTACTGACCCTGACCGTCATGTGCGGTATTATTGAATGCCGGGCAGATACGGCTTCGCAGGGAGTGCCGGTTGTCCCGACTGTGCTGGAATCCGAAGTTTCCTGCGGAAGAATGGGGCAGGAGTTGATTGACCGCGGGGATTACGAACTTGCGGTTTCCAGCCTTGAACAAAGCTTGAAGAGTCATCCCCGCTCGGACTGGCTGTACAGCCTGCTCGGGCGGGCTTATTTTAAAATGGGTGATCTGGAACTGGCCGAGGCTCAGTTTCGTATGGCTTTGGATATCAACAAGAATAATCCGGCAGCCAAGCGCATGGTTCTTGAAATGCGCAAAACGCAGGATCTGCTCAGGGACCGCGATGTAAGTGAGTGGATCAATATCGCCAAGGAAAGGGCGGCCGATCTGGTGACGCTGGTAATCGGTGTCTGGCTTGGTACCTTGCTTTCCGGCATTTCAGGCCGTTTTTATTCCCATTTCGTGCGTACCAGCTTCCGTAAAGCCCTTGCCAAGAAAGATTTCGACTATGTAACCGATATATTGGAAGATCTGCAGATAAAACGCGAGAAAGCCCAGTTGCGTATGCGTTTACGTGAGCTTTTGAAAGAATATGATCTTGAGGAAGCCAAGGAAATGATCATCGAATACGTGGATGACCGCGAAATCGAAGACAAGCTGGTTCATTTTCTGGTCCAGATTCACAAGAAATCTCAGGTGAAAAGTTAA